The genomic DNA GAGGGCGACACCGCCACGGGCGTGCGCGTCCGCTCGCTCGAGCCCGTGTCCGTGGGCCTCGAAGAGTACGACGTTCGGCCGCGTAGCGCGTTCGGCACGCTGGCTCAGCGCACGCTGGCCGCGCTCGGCGAGAAGGTCGCCACGGCGGCGCCCGTCACGTTCGACTTCCGCGCCATGCCCACGGCGCCCTGAGCTCCGGCGAGCCGCGCGTTCTCAGTGCGAGACGAGGGTGTCCAGGCGGTCGAGGGCGTCGTCTCGATGCCCCGTCTGGCGCGCCCACTCGAGGTAGCGGCGCGCGTGCTCGTGGCCGCGCAGGATGACGGTGCGCTGCAGCTGGTCCACCAGCCCGATGCTGATGACGGCGTTGTGGTGCACGTGCAGGTCCAGGAGCCACGCGACCCAGTCGGTGGCCGTGTCACTGTTGGCGAGGGCCGCCGCATAGGTGGCCACCGTCTCGATCTGGCGCGCCTCCAGCAGGTCGCCTTGCTCGATGCGCAGCTCGATCTCGCGGGCCACGCGGCGGAACATGCGAGCCGCCTCTTCTGTGCGTCCAGCGTCGAGCGCGCGCTCCACCACCTCGCCCAAGAGCTGGTACGTCCAGCTGCGGCTCGGCTCCACGGCAAACCCGCTGAACGTCTCGTCCTCGGCGATGGCGGGCGTGCCGCAGTGCGGGCACTCCTTGGCCGTGTCGGGGAAGGGCGTCTTGCACGCCCGACACATGGTCATGAAGCCGGTGGTCTTCGCCTCACGCGGAGCGCGGTCCACCATGTAGAAGAGCAGCTCTTGCGTGCCCAGCCGCACGCGGTCTCCGTCGTGCAGGAGCGCGGCGCCCTCGATGAGCTGGCCGTTGACGCGCGTGCCGTTGCGGCTGCCCAGGTCCATGATCTGAGCGGTGTCGCCGCCAATCAACACGCGCGCATGCTGACGTGACACCAGCGGGTCTTCGAGCGTGACATGGCACTCGGGGCTGCGTCCCATCAGCACTTCAGGGCCGACCAAGTCGAACTCTTGAAGTAGGAATTTCAGTCTAAATCGCGCCACCGGCTGTCTCCGCGCTGGAAAATATCACAACCAGCTGAACTCGGTCAGGTGAAGTGAGCGCAAAACGATCCCCAATCATGCCGCGATGACCCGCTCGAGCCCCTCGAGGCGCTTGAGCCGGAAACGCTCCGCCGCGGAGAACGCGTGGGCCCGGCTGCGCATGGCCTCCATGTAGGCCCGCAGCGCCTTGAGGTTCTTGTAGCGGACCTTGCGGACCAGCACGTGCATCTGCTCGATGTCTTCCGAGCTGACCAGCACCGAAGCCGCGAGGTGCGCCTCGATGACCCAGTCCAGCCACTCGGGCGCGTCCAAGCCGTCGCACAGCTGGAGCGCGAAGCGGCTGGCGGTGGAGAGGGTGCCCACGTCGGTGTTGGCGTGGTCGCCCCCGGCGTCCTGGCGGAGCTTGGTCAGGAACGCGTCCAGGTGCGGGCGCAGCATCTGCTGAGCGTCCCCGAACTTCTGGAGCTGCAGCGACTTCTGCGCCAGGTTGCTGATGAGCGCGAACGCCGAGATGGAGCGCCCCTCCGTGGTGAGCGTGGCGTTGGGATCGAGCTGAATCTCCACGGTGGCGTGGGACATGCTCAGCACCATGCCGCACTTGGAGCAGACGCGGGCCTTGGCCTCCTCGAACGCGCCGCAAGCCATGCAGCGCACCATGTCCGTGGTGGGGCGCGTGGCCGGTGCCGACTGCTGGAACTCCACGAACACCATCTGCTGCGCGCCGATGGTGATGCGGTCCATGTGCGTGAGCTCGTGGCTGCCGGAGATGAGCGTGCCGTTGACGGACACCCCGTTGCGGCTCCCCAGGTCGCGGATGCGGACCCCGTCTGCGCGGACGTCCAGGGCGGCGTGGCGCCGCGACACCAGCGAGTCGTCCACCGCCAGATGGCACTCCGAGCTGCGACCGATCAGGAACTCCCCGATGGGCATCTCGAGGTCCGTGGATTGGTAGCGGAGTCGATAGCGGCGCACGGGCGGGAACGATAACACGGAGGGTCGCGAGGAAGGAAAATGAGCGCGGGGTCTCACCAAAACGAAACGGGCCGCAGAGGCGACCCGTTCGAGTGGTTGCGGCGACGCCGCGTGGGGGGCGGGACTCAGCCCTCGTGGGACACGATCTGCCCGAGCGCTTGCTCGAGCTGACCCTGCACCTCGATGGTCTGGTTCACCAGCGTGCGCAGCTCCAGCAGGTCGCGGCGGAAGTCCTCGAACTCCGAACCCTGGGCGCCCAGCACGTCACGCGACGTGACCGGGTTGGTGATGATGATGTACTGCTCGGGCGTCGTGGTGAGCGGTTGGTTGGTGTAGATGGTCTTGTCCGTGGGGCGGTCGCGCCGGGTGGGGCGCGCCGGCACGGTGGTCATGGGCGTGGTGGGCGGGGTGGCCGGCCAGTCGATGAAGTGCAGGTTGCACACCAGCTGCCCGCCCGTGATGCTGGGCACGCAGCCCGTGGTGGGGCGCGCCAGCGAGTCCGTGGCCACGCCGGTGAGGGCAGCAGCCGCCTCTGTGAGCGCGGCGCGGTTGCGGGCGTTCAGCGTGAACGTGGCAACACGCTCGATGGTGGTGAAGAGCTGCTCCAGCAGCATGTGGTACTGGATGATGGGCTGCGCCGCCGCCGAGAACTGGTTGAACTGCGTGGACGCGAAGGTGGCCACGTTGTACTCGGGCCGCGCGATGGCGCGCAGGTCTTGGATGGCCTGGAAGTCCACCTGGGCGCCGCCGGTGCGCTGTGGGTTGGACGCGTTGATGGCGCGGTCCACCAGCTGCTGGGCCTGCACCACCGCGGCGGAAGCCTCTTGCGCCTTCTCGAGGATGGAGCGCGCGTCGCGGATGGCCGCCTCGCGGACGGCGTTGTCCTCGCGCGCACCCGCGACGGTGATGCCGATGATCGCGCCCACGATGGCGAACACCACGCCGAACGCCGCGATCTTTCCGGCCTGCTTGCGACCCACCTCGCTGTCGGCCACGGGCTCACCGTCGATGACGATGCGCACCTGCTGCGGCCCTGCGGCGGCCTCGCCGGCGGCGAACGGATCGGCCTTCTTCTTCTTGCGACGCTCCTCCTCCTCGGCGGCCGCAGCTTGCTGCGCCTGGACCATGGGAGGGGCTTCGACTTTGGGCTTGGCGGTGCCCAGCATGGGGCCCGGCATGCCGCCGACGGTGGACGGAGGTGGCACCACCCCACCGAGGTTCGGGGGCGGGGCGATGTCGCCACTGCCCGCCTGCACGGTGCTGGGGGCGATAGTCCGGCCCAGACGGGCCTTCAAGTCCTTGACTTTACGTGGCTTATTAGGGTCGTCTGACATCGCTGCTCTGCTGCAAAGGGAGGGCGCGAAGGTAGCTGTGCAAGGCCAGCACTGTCAAGCGCTGCCTTCCCCACTCGGCCCTTATTCGCTCGGGCTATTCGTCCTGCGGCAGTGGCCGGAACCAGCGCAGGATCAGCCATGAATCCAGCAGCGCGATGAGCACCGCCAGCAGCACCACGCCCAGCGACCACGCGTAGCTGGACGGCGGCTCGTCCGCGAGCAGCACCAGCGAGTCCGCCGACACCGGCTGGTCCATGCGGGTCTCGAGGTACGTGCGCACCGAAGAGAAGCGCGCCCCCAGCTGCCCGAAGGTCACCAGGCGCCCGGTGAACTCGCGCCGGGTGGCCAGCCGCTCTTGGTCCTCGTCCTCGTAGGCCACCTGGACGTACACGTTGCGCTGGCCAGCCAGCGGATAGAGCGTGTAGTGGTCGCTGCCCAGCATGCGCCGATAGCGCACGGCCGTGGACAGCATGGGGCTGCCCTCGATCTGGACGTGCGAGTTGGGCACCAGCCGAGCGGGGTCCAGGCTGGTGGCGCTGCCCAGCACCACCACGTCGGATTGCCCGAAAAAGTAAGACAAATCAGCGCGCAGGCTGATGGCCAGGGACAACGCAGCCGCCACCACCGCCGCCATCATGGTCAGCGTGGCAACGCGCAGACCCCGAGGCGGCGCGGGCAGCGCCAACAGCTCGGGGTCGGTCTCGTCCCGCCCGGGGGCGAGGCCACCCAGCTCGGGGCTGGGCAGCTGAGTCATGTGGGGAGCGTGCGTCACGAGAGCTATGACAGCGTAGCGCCGAAAAAGTTCGTTGGGAACGACGAGAGCGCATCTCATGACCATGGGCCACGAGGTGCGCTCTAGTTTCCGAGCTCCCCGAGGGGACTCAGCCGGCGCGCTTCTGAGCGGACCGCAGGCGATCCAGCAGGCGCGGCGAGGGGAAGCGCTCGAGGCTGGTCACGAAGGCGGCGTCTTCGCCACGACCCTCGGCCTTGGCCACGGCGCTGATGAGCCCTGCGCGCGTGCCGTGGTCCTTCTTGACCTGCGTGAGCACGTCGTGAAGGTGGATGAGCTTGCGGTTCGACACGTGATCCAAGCCCTTTTCGGCGTTGGCGCGGTCGATGAAGACGTCGTCCGTGGCGAGCTTCTTGAGGGCGTCGACGAGCTTCTGCTTGTCTCCGAAGCGCTCCTTGACGATGGCGAGCGGCGACTTGTTCATGATGATTCCGGGTCTCTGTTTGGCGCCGGCGGAGCAGACTCTGCAGGCTGAGTGAAGTGGCTCGTCGAGGCGCGCACGGGTAAAGCCACGAGGCGCTCGCGGGGCGCGGGATGTAGCACGCGGACTCCTGGGGGTGCAAATCGCGCCGGACTCACGTGGATCCAGAGCGCCCGAGCGCGTATGGTCCGGCCCATGCCCGGCGAGTTCGTCCACCTTCACGTCCACTCGGAGTTCTCCATGCTGGACGGCGCCGTGCGGCTCAACCAGCTGGTGGACCAGACCGCCAAGCTGGGCATGGGCGCCATCGCGCTCACCGACCACGGCAACATGTTCGGCACCGTGCAGATGCACAAGCTCTGCGAGGGCAAGAAGGTGAAGCCCATCGTGGGCTGCGAGGTGAACATCACCCCCGGGCACCGCGGCGATCCGAACGACGCGCGGCTGCACCACCTGGTGCTGCTGGCGGAGAACCAGAAGGGCTACGAGAACCTCGTGCGCCTGGTGAGCCTCGGCTGGGTGGAGGGGCTCACCCCGCTCGGGCAGCCCCGCATCGACTTCGAGCTGCTGGCCAAGTACAGC from Sandaracinaceae bacterium includes the following:
- a CDS encoding FHA domain-containing protein, whose protein sequence is MGRSPECHVTLEDPLVSRQHARVLIGGDTAQIMDLGSRNGTRVNGQLIEGAALLHDGDRVRLGTQELLFYMVDRAPREAKTTGFMTMCRACKTPFPDTAKECPHCGTPAIAEDETFSGFAVEPSRSWTYQLLGEVVERALDAGRTEEAARMFRRVAREIELRIEQGDLLEARQIETVATYAAALANSDTATDWVAWLLDLHVHHNAVISIGLVDQLQRTVILRGHEHARRYLEWARQTGHRDDALDRLDTLVSH
- a CDS encoding FHA domain-containing protein; protein product: MRRYRLRYQSTDLEMPIGEFLIGRSSECHLAVDDSLVSRRHAALDVRADGVRIRDLGSRNGVSVNGTLISGSHELTHMDRITIGAQQMVFVEFQQSAPATRPTTDMVRCMACGAFEEAKARVCSKCGMVLSMSHATVEIQLDPNATLTTEGRSISAFALISNLAQKSLQLQKFGDAQQMLRPHLDAFLTKLRQDAGGDHANTDVGTLSTASRFALQLCDGLDAPEWLDWVIEAHLAASVLVSSEDIEQMHVLVRKVRYKNLKALRAYMEAMRSRAHAFSAAERFRLKRLEGLERVIAA